Within the Bacteroidia bacterium genome, the region GAAGCGTGCAGTATATCCATCCATCAGATGGCAGTCAAGGTTCCTGGGTGCTCAATGAACTCAGCGGCCAGATTGAATCCAGAGATCAGGTCTTTAGCCCAAAGGCCATCGGAGATTTGGAATTTTCTTATAGCTTCCCCAGTGGTAAAAGCGGTGAAATCCGGCTGGCTCTGGGAGCTCATAATATACTGAATACGTATCCGGACCAACATACTCACTCAGCGAACATTAGCTCGGGAAGATTCCCATATAGCAGACGTGTTCAGCAGTTTGGCGTAAACGGCTTTTCAGGATATCTGAAGTGTTCAGCAACCCTATAAAACCTGGCCTACACCCGGTTTACCCCTATGTGTCTCTTTTGAGATACGTAGGGGAATTTTTTTTTATTAATTGGCTAACAGAAATGCTGTCACAGTGAGCGAAGTCGAAAGTCTCTCTCTTTTTCTTTGTGACAGGCTTTTAATTTAGGAGGGTAATTAGGAGATCTCTTTCCCCTTTTTTAGAAAAAGGGGCAAAAATCGCATCGCCCAAAGCCAGCCCTGCATGCCGCCCCAGTTCCCGATGGGCGCTGCCGGGCCATCGCGCATGTGCAGACTTCGATTTCTTTAGAATGGTTTTTTTTGAGGCTAATATAAATGCTGTCACAGTGAGCGAAGTCGAAAGTCTCATTCTTTATTCAAATGTAAAGGAAGCAACAGGTGTATATCTTTATCCATATTCCTCAATCAGACCAAATTGCCAAAGGTGGTATCGGCAGTGCTGATAGTGAAAGAGTTCCAACTCCGCAAAGCTCAGACTTCCCATTATGGGGTTGAAGGGGATATGGTCAGGATTGGCTTCAAAGAAATCGTAAAATCGTTGTATAGCGAAGGGGATTTGTTCCAAGGCTTCTTCCAAAGAAGCATATTTCAGCTTTCCGACTTCTGCATCATCTTTTGGGAAATGTTTAAAAACGGCACCATTAGCGATGAATTGCTTAAACTTCAATTGACCTTTGCTGGGTTCTTCCGGTGCTTCTCCATAATTTTTAACACTGGATTTGATGATCCAGGTAAGATGCTCAACCATATGTTGGGCAGTCATGATCCCAAATGAGGGCTTGCTGTCTTTGCTTAACTTTTGTAAAAGGCTAGATAGCTCTGTGGATAGGAAATCTTTGTGAGTAATAGTTGACATCTCGATCTTTATTTCAAGATAATCCTATAAACTCTGCAACAGATTAAACCAGGATAAAAACGTCTTTTATTTACTTTTCTGTAAATCGTATTCCTCTTTGTAATATTGAATGATGGGAGGAAATGGTCCAAATTTATGTTGTTCGGGAGAAAAATTATCTGTCCAGGGACCATAAGGAGTAGATACCGGTTTTAAGGTTTTGTCAGGGAAATCGGCCTGAAGATTAGCTTTGGCAGGCCGCTCAAAGGTATTGATATAAGAAGCGACATGGTAGGCTTCCTCATCCGTCAATACGGGATTATCCCAGCTTGCACCGAAAGGCATATTCGCTTTGATAAACTGTGCGGCAGTAAGGACGCGATTCATCCCTGCACCATTATTATATGAATCCTTCCCTCCTATGGGAGGATAAAGATAGCCGCTAAATTCTGCACCTGGAATGGGAATTCCTTCTCCCTTTTCCTGATGACAAACCAAACAATGGAGTTGATACAAATTCTTTCCCTTCAGGGTATCTGCCTTGAATTCAGGAATCTCAATCTTTACATAGCCTTTGTACCTCTTTTCCTCCTCCGCCGGCACATCCTCACTCAGCCATTTCATATAGGCGATAATGGCTTGCATTTCCCGACTGTCTTCCTCCATGATGCGGCCATTCATACTCCTTTCCATACATCCATTGATTCTTTCTTCCAGACTTCCTATTTTATTTTCTCTTCCCCGAAATTGAGGAAAGCGATTATAAACCCCCACAAATGATCCTGCGCCTATTTTCCTTCCACCGCCTAAATGACAGTTATTGCAACTTAGGTTATTGCCTGCAAAGCGCATTTTTTTTTCTTTTGCCAGGGGACCTATCTTTTCGGAGGTTTCTGTAATCAGGATATACCCATACTTAATTTTGGCTCCTTCTTCACCGGGAGGGAGATCTGACTCAATACTCTTTAACTTCCACTGTTTTTCCCTGGGAAAATTTTCGTGAAGAATACTTGGATAAGCTGCGTGAAGCATCCAAAAACTAAAAAGACCCAGAGATAGTCCTACAAAAAAGTAGAGAAATTTTAAATACTTACTATTCATAGCCAGAAAATCCTGCTCGTTTTGTACAAGAAATATGAGCCATCTCCTTTCCAGGTAGATGGCTCAGGAAATATATAGATAGCTTACCCTCCTGCATAAATATATCCGCATCCCATCTCCTGGGCTCTACCAAGGGCCCATACACCGGAAGGAACCGCCTGAACTCCGGGAAGAATTCCTGCATCCCATTCTGCCTTTACGTCCTCTGGCTTCATATTCATTGATTGAGCCATTACTCCACTGTAAAAAGTCAGTGCAAGATCGCATACACAAAACATAGCTCCTCTATCCTGCATTTTTTTGATTCCATCTATGACTGGAATTGGAAAATCTCCTTCCTTTGGGGTGTAGTAAGGATTGCGAATTGCTGGTTTTTGAGTAGTGTTGTCATTGATCCCAAAAATTTCTCCAAATTTATACTTGGCCCAAAGCTCATCTTTCATAGCGAAAGGAATGGCATTGTGCCTCAATACACATAATCCCGTCATATTGGAATCATCTACTCCTGTTTGATTGTTTGTCATATAAAAGGCCCAGGTCCAAATAATAGGAAATGCATCATGTGGTTCAGGTCCATCATAGGCAATACGATGCTCTCCTTTAAGCCCCTTTTTTAACCAGTCTTCTGCATCTCCAACAAGGGCTGGGTTGATGGGACTTGCTGCTTGCATGATAGCAGGTAGAGTTCCCAGGCTTGCCATAGTGGTCCCTGCTACAAATTTGCCTAGAAATTGTCTTCTGTTCGTGTGTACTTTGTTCATGTTTAAGTGAAGTTTTTGATTAAAAAATAGGGTGAACGATTCCAGGAGAATTTCAAGAAATGAAATCCAGTATGGGTTTCGCAGACTACCTGCCTGCTTAAGCAGGTATCACGGAAATTGATTACTAGCGTATTATATGTTTAGTATTGATTCACATAATTTTTGGCATTAAAGTATTCTGTGCAATAGCCAGAAAGTTCTGACGTAGCACGTCTTTAATTATTTAATGTGTACGGGAAAAGCGGGGGAATTTGGAGATTCTTAGGTGTGGCTCAGGGTTATGATAAGAGACTGACTTTTGTGCCAAATTCCCATAAAGACTTTTGCAATAAGTCTTATTTGAACAATCGTATCTTCCGATAATATAGATAAATTAATAAGCATTGGCAAGCACTATTACTGCTTATTGATAATTTATTCAGCTAAAACAGAAAATTATTATTGTTTTTTTTCAGTATTTACAGGAAAGGATTATTTTATTTTGGATGGATCAGTTTGGAAAGCACATATTCTTTTTTGCTATTCTTTCGATCTAAATAATCCTTTATAGTCTGCTGCACTTCGTAATCTGGCATCACTCCCCTACTCTTTTCTTCAGGCTCAACATTTAGCCTGAAATGAACGGCTGGAATGGAAATTTTTATCCGGGAATGAGGCAGTTTAATTTCTGTCGAATAGCCACTGACATTTCCTTCATAAGCTCCGCCAGTCTCCTCTCCTATAAATATAGCCCTCTCAGTCATTTTGAGCATGCTCGCAAATTCTGCTCCCCCACTAAAGGTCACTCCTCCAATCAATGCATATACTTTTCCTTCATAGATCAAATCTTTCTCAGGTTTGGTGAATCCCTGATCCGAGTAATAGTCACTTTGCAGGCTAAAATCTCCTCTTAATGCTCTATTTTTTTCCATTTTCCATTGATCAAAGGCTCGTACTTTTTTGCCGATGTGTTTTTCAAAAAACTCTGGATATGTTGAGACAAAGGCATATTTCTGGAAAGCTTGAGGACTTAAATAACTCATAAGAAGATTCTCATGCCCTTCTGTGCCTCCTCCATTGTATTGAATATCTATGATCAAATGTTTGATTTTCTGCTCCTTAATGGTCTGAAAGTGAGCCTTTAATCTCTTTGCATAGGCTTCTGCTTCCCGGGAAAAGCCATTTACTGCCAAATAAGCAATGCTGTCCTCTATGATTTCAAAATCAAAGGCCTTATGTCTGAGCACGGGAATATCCCAATAAGCATTTTTACTTTTGAGCTGAGTAGCTTTTATGGGAGCTAAGTTGATCGACTGAATTTTCTCCGACTTTCTTGCTTTAAAGCGGATTTCAAATTCTTCTTCTGGACCAAAAACGAGTCGATAATAGAGAGGGAATTGCCAACTCAGCCATTCATAAGCAGAAGTCCAATTAAATCCATCTGTAGGTATATAGGGAAGGACTTCCTCCATGATCTCTTCTATCTTGCGACCGTTTATGGATAGCAATTCTGCGCCTTTTATAGGGGCTATTTGCTCCTTGTCATAATACTGACTGAGGTAGGCTTTTTTGTTAAAAATTCGGATGCTCAATGGAAAAAAAACCGGCTTTGTACCCATTTGTAGAAGTGTCTTCCCAGGTAAACGGGCTTCTGTATGACCTTCATGCGTGAGGTACAAGAGAGCATTGATATGCTTGAAAAAATCAGGACGAGACATAGGGCTAAGTTCGGCTCTCAAACTGTCAACCTTTCGAGAAAAGTCCTTTGGAGAGAGGTGTAGCTTTATACCCTGATGTTTTTCTTCGAGATTTGCTACCAAATAGTCAAAGTCCTCCTGAATTTTCTCCAGGGAAAGGATTTTTTGAGAAAAAACAGGAAGCATATAAAACGCCATTAAACTGAAGCAGAAAATTCTTCTCATTATTTTAAATCAGGTTTACTTAACAATGATAAGAATTAAGACTTTGTTAGACTTGTATGATCTTGACTTTAGTTTTTATAGAGACTTTTTTTATAGCTATTGGGAGAAAGGCCGATAAATTTCTTGAAGGTTTTGGAGAAATGTGCCTGGTCTGCAAAAGCAAAGTCATAGGCTATTCCGACAAGTTCACTCTCTTTTCGAATCTGCTTTTTTGCTGCAAACACCTTTTTCATCAATACATAATTGATAGGAGACATCCCAAATTTGCGCCTGAAACTGCGAGAGAAATGGTATTTGTCCATGTGAACAAAATCCGCAAGGATCTCAAGGCTGAGTTTGTGTTTTAAATGCTGGTCGATATAAAGAATTAATTCAGACCATTTGGCATCTTTCTGGACAATATCTTTTCCAGGGTGCAGCTTATCTGATTGAAGTAAGAGTTGGAGGAAATAGGGGAGAGAGTTTCTCAATGTTTGCCTACTATCAGCTTCTTTCATCCCTCTCTTAATGTCCTCAAAAGCTGCTAATACCTGAGCATTTGTATAGACACGCTGATGAAAGCTACTTTTCTTTCTCCCTAAATAGTGATCAACGATGTCCTGAGATAAATAGAGCGTATCAAATGAAAGATGCTGTTTGCCGGACTCAATAGGATTTGCGTGGATTTCGAAAGGATTGGTGAGAGAGATAGCATTCGCAGGGCAAAAAATGGATTCATTCGCCATCTTGATTGTTTCCAGCCCGCAACGGATAAAAGAAATGCAAAAACTCTCGTGATAATGCTCCGGGAATGCCTGAGATTGATTGTGAATACTCAATAATTCCAAATTATCCATAGAGTGTAAACGCGTCCATTGTTCTTGCATAATCATTCTGCTTCTTTAGCATTTAACGGCAAAATACGGATCCCAGTTTTTAGAGGCTTGTACAATCTTGGCGAAATAAAATGGCAAGATGCTGTCCTATTTCTTTCTGCTTGATTGATATAAGCTAAAAATTATGAAAGAAAACAGTCCTCAGAGAGGTACAATATTATCAGCATCGACTTTCATACAGGCTCCTCAGGAAAAAGTTTGGCAAGTGGTCCAGGAAATTGGAGATATTCAATCCTTTCATCCCCTGATCAAAAAATCCTATCGGCTAAATGAGAAACATGGCCTGGGCGCGGAGCGGCATTGTGAATTGAAGCCGATGGGAGTTATGGATGAACAGATTATTTCCTGGAAGGAAGGAGAAGGATTCACCGCCAAAGTCATTGGAGGGAAAATGTTGCCACCTTGTGAATATATGTTGGGAGATCTGTCCTTGAAAGCAGAGGGAAGAGGCACGCGGGTGAGCTTCACTTTTAGGTATGCAATGAAGTTTGGCTTGCTGGGTAAAATCATGAATCACTTGCTTATCAAGCCTCAATTCAAAGCAGCACCCCTAAAGTATGTAGAAGGATTGAAAGTTTATGTAGAAAAGAATTGATTTCTGCGAGCAAGAATCAACTTCCTCTCAGCCTCGGAAGTAGCGAATTTAGTGGCCTTTTCGAATGCTAAATCTGCCGCTTCCAGCTGAAGGTTTTTTGCCAGTAAAATCGCTTTGCTTAGCATAAAGGGAGCATGCGAATGAAAATGGGCATCTTGTTCGAGTTCTTCCAAAGCCTTTAAGGCATTTATGCGATCTCCGCTAAAAAAACGGGCGATTTCTCTATTCAGGGCAATGAGGGCCTGTGGATTTAGATGAAATAGTAACTCATACTGTTTAAGAATACTCTCCCAATTGGTGGAATCAAAATCCGGCGCCAGGCAATGTTCCGCCATAATACCAGCCTGCAACTGGTAAATATTGGGGGAAATAGCTTTCATAGACTGGCTCAAATGTTTCATCCCTACTGCAATCATCTCTTGATCCCACTGTGACCTATCCTGTTTTTCAAAGGCAATGAGCCCTCCGAAAGGATCTATTCGACTTTGAAAACGCGCAATAGAAAAATACATAAGTGCCAATAAGCCTTGCAGTTTGGGAGAGCGCGTATATGCGGTTTCTTCGAGCCTGTTTAGTAATCGAATCCCTTCATAGCAGAGGTCGATTCTAATCTTTTCTTCATGGTGGAGAGAGAAATATCCTTCATTGAAGAGTAAATAGAGAACTTGTAAGACACTGTCCAGCCTTTCTGGCTCATCTGCAGCTGGATTTTCCAGTTTGATTTCTCCAGATCGGAATTTCTCTTTTGCTCTGTATAGACGCTTATTTATGTTGGCTTTGGTTGTCAACAGACTATCGGCAATTTCCTGAACGCTGAGGCCGCATAAGGTCTTTAATGCAAGGGCTATTTGTGATTCGACAGCCAAAGCCGGATGACAGCATGCAAATATCATTTTCAAATCACTGTCTTGCTGCTCAACTTCCTTAAAGCTAGCGGCCTGGATTTGGAGACTTAATTCTTGGGCAATTTTCTGATCGAAAAGGCTTTTACGCTTAAGAAAATTGATGGTCTTCTTCTTTGCGACATCCATCAGCCAGGCTTCCGGATTGTCAGGGATCTTAGTTATACTCCATTTCTGCAAAGCTTCAACTAAACAATCCTGCACAATATCCTCAGCAATTTCTAGCTGTTCTAAGCCAAAATAAGAGCTCAGTATAGCGAGCATTTTAGCATACGTATGTCGGAAAAAATGCTCGCTGAGTTCTTCTGGAGAAAGCTTCTTATTCATAAGGCAAAACCATCGGCCTGAGCAGAAGGTGAAAATAGTTTATCAAAGGAGAATCCTCAAAGATTTGAGTTGCATGATCCAGACTATCTGCCTGAATAATGATAAAGCCAGCAATGATCTCTTTCGCCTCTAAAAAAGGACCATCTGATTTTACCACACCCCGGCTTTCAATCATATGCCCTCTTTGTTCCAGGCGATTGTCTTGCAGGATTGTATCTCCCAATTTATTTGCCCAGGCTCGGTATTCTTCCAGACGTTTTTGAAGTTCTTCTGGAGAATAATCCAACTCTTGTTTCCCTTTGAGCAAGATGAGGAACTGCTTCATGAAAAAGAATAATATAGGTGCTTTATACTATGTCAATCCTGATTTCCAAAATAGGACAAATCGAAGGAGCTTTTCCGTCAATTTCTTCCGCTCTTTAATTGCTTAAGTTGTTTTTTGGAAATTTTGTACCGAACATAAAACTTATCCTTGTAGCGCTTGAAAAATAAAAAGCCAGTCTTACTTTTATTCCGTTTACATACCTTCCTAACAGAATGCTTAAACTCGCTTAGCGGGATCTTTTCTCCTTTAATGATTGAACCATATCGATCCTTCATCTGGAAATATACAAATCCTTCTTCTGCTACTAAATCACAAGGAATACCTCCTCTGGCCTTGTTTTTTTTCCAGCGCTCGAATCGATAATTCCCTGTGGGATTATCATAGATAACATTGATTCTCCCCAGCCTGTATTTTCGCGGCCATTTAAATACGATATTGTTGTTGCCACCTATTCCTGTTTTATCTTCGCAATCACAATTGACTTTCATTGGACAGTCAACGATGAGTTCATAGAATTTTTTCCCCTCTATTTCTACTATTGTTACCTCCTTTTGGGGATCGAGCCTCCAGCTGCCATTGGATATGAAATTGTAAAAACCTGCTGATTCACAACGGGGACAGTCCTCTTCCGGAAATGGGAAACGAAGCTTGACACCTCCATCGAAACAGCCATCTTCACAGCCTTCTTTAAGCTTTATCTCAATCATGCCGCAGCTAATCAGAGGAGTTCCATTGGGAGTCATGGTCGAAAGTCCTTGTTCCAAAGCCTCCCTTCCATCCTCTATAAAATTGATCTCCAGACAATCTTTATACTTTTTGTACTCCTTTTTTGAAATAAGAAGCTGAGCTTCATCTACCAAAAGCAAGGTATCTCCTATTAGCGCAGTTTCCTCTTCCGTTTTTGTAATGAGGATGGGATTCGGAGGAATAATTTCTTCTGCTTCTGTAACTTCTTCTTCTATTTTGAATTTGAGTAAAAGCTCTACCCTACGATTCTTTTGTCTCCCGGCTTCATCTTCATTTGTTGCCTTTGGTAAACTTTCTCCAAAATATGCTGCATCTATTAGCCTGTCATTAATTCCCTTATTCAAGAGGTAGGCCCTGACGCTTTCTATACGTTTGCGGGATAGCTCGATGTTATAGTCAACACCTCCCCTTTCATCTGTATGCCCACTCAATTCGATCCTCTCTATAGGTGTATGAGTTTGAACAAAGGAGTCGAGTCGGCTTTTTTCCAGCTCAGACAATGTGAATTGATCGAAAGCAAAATTTACCTCCAATCGGACCTGAGCTGGTAGTAGTTGACTTAAGTAGAAAAAGAGTAGGAATAAAAGCAGTTGTTTCATCTTGTGCGAATAGTTCTCAGGCATCTCAACATTGATCAAGTATCAATCTATGAGAAAAAGTTGGGTTTTGGAATCCCTTTTGAAATCCCTCCCTGGCAGGAAAACCTATAAGTCGGCTCGCTATTTATTAAGGTAAGCGTAAATCAGGAGAAAGCTCATGTCTTGCATTGCGAGAGATATGTTTGATTGAGGGCTTACCCTACAATTCATCTTCTAGCTTATTATCCATATAACCTCTTCGCTACCGGATAAGCTTGCCTAGCTCTCGGATTGTTTCTTCCTGTATCTGGAATGGAAAACATCCAATAGATATTCCAGGCGGCTTCGACTTGCATTCGCCCGAGCTATATCTATTTCTTGGTGTCCAAAACTATCCGGGGAGGTCTGGAGTATTAAATATGTTTTTTGTTCATTTCCATAGCCTTGATGGATAACTTCAAATTCCCTGATTTCTGTCCAGGGAATTTGTATTCTATTTACTTCAATAGATTCTGAATTGAGGGTCATGAAGATTGCCCCTTTCTTTCTATGATTGATAAAGGTCCAGAATCCGAAAAGAGCAAATACCATAAAACAAATAGCAGCAATTGTATTTTTTATGATAAAGAAAAAAACGACTGCTACAAGAAGCAGGATTATACCTATATAAAGGCCCGTTTTGCTAGCAGGAATTTGATATTCTTCAGGAATACTTTCATCTACAATCCACTCTTCAACTCTGGGCAAGTCCAGCTTTTCTTCCAGAATGTCTAATCTCTTTCTCCTTTCCCCAAATCTCAATTCCGTTTTCTCGTACTTATGATCCTGAGGCCAAATCAACCTGGACGAAACAGCCCTTCGATATAACAGATGAACATCTTTTACTTTTTCCAGACCTTCAATTTTCCACAATACGACCCAATAACTCCACCACAGCCATCCAATTGATATGCTGAGAACAATTCCGAGGCCGAGCACGATCGCGAATGATATCCCCTCCAATTCTCCAATAAAATTGGTATATAGAATTGTCAGGGCTATTCCAGCCCCCATGATGAAGAGTGGAATGATAAGGAGTAAGGTTCTTCCTTTGTTAAGGTGCTGATAAAGTGGAATCATGGGTTTTCAATTGAATTTACAGCATCTCCACCAACTGAATTTTATTCCCGCAAGTATCATCGAAGACAATAATTTTCACAGTTCCCATTTCTGTGGGTTTTATTTGGAACTGAACGCCTTTTTCTGCCAATCTATCATATTCCGCTTGCACATCATCTACATCAAATTGCGTCCAGGGGATTCCAGCATCATACAGGGCTTTCTGAAAAACTTTGGCAGGTTCAAAATGGAGAGGAGCAGGTTCCAGCAATATTTGCGGACCATCAGGCAGCTCTTTTGAAACAAGGGTAAGCCATCGATTTCCCTCTCCAAGCGGGATGTCCAGTTTTTTCTCAAATCCCAGGACTCCTTCGTAAAATTCAAGTGCTTTCGCCTGATCCATAACAGGGATGCTGATTACACTGATTCTCATTTTGTGATGTTTTTAAGGTAAAAACCGAAGATCAGGATTTATCGCCATAAAATCTTGTCGAAAATTGCGCTTTTCGGAAGCTGGAGGGACTACAGCCAATTCTGTCTTTAAATAAGCGAGAGAATGAGGCAGGACTTTCGAAACCAATAGCATAGCAGGTCTCTCCAATTTTGTGGCCCTGGCGAATGAGATCTTTAGCTTTTTCTATGCGAAGGGAAATTTGATATTGGTGGATGCTTTGCCCGTAGTAATGTTTAAAAATACGGAGAAGGTGGTATTTTGACATGCAGGCAATTTGAGAAAGATGATCGAGATCAAGCTTCTGGTCAAAATGCTGCCTGATATATTTTCTAAGCAGAATGAGTCGATCGATTTGACCCTGATTGGAATAACAGAGTGCTTTTATACGTATTAATTTTTGCTCGTAAAAAGTCATAGATCAGGATGAAACCCACATGATCATCCCAATCTACGATCTTTTTATATTCTTTTAAGGAATAGAATCTCCCTATTGGTCAAATTCATAGCTAACTCGCATCCCCATTTCTATGCCTCCGCTTTCGATAGAGATGTTTCTGGGGAAAGCTTTTCCTTCTTCATAAGGAATGAACTCTACTTCTCCAATCAATTCGTCTTCATCCGGCGCATCCGAATCATACCAGCGAATCAGGTAGCGAGATTCAGGGAAATCCATATCAGCATTGATGGATTCGAAAGGATAAAGGGTTCCGGTTTCGGCATCCTCAAATATCGTATTGGCTGTATAGATAACTTCATCTCCTTTTAATAAAACAAAATAAAGGTCTGCACTGCTATTGCTGTCCCAGTCATCATTGCGGGATCTGCTGGTTGGAAACTTACTGATGCTTACTTCTTTGAGCAACATCTTTGTAGGAACATCTTCCGTCCCACAATCAGCTCCCAGGAATCCTGTTGCACAATTACAATCACCATTGATGCAAATGCCATCATTACGACAAACGGTATTTGCACAGGGATTTTGGCAAGAGATTAGGGTGAAAAGGCTTAATACTGCGATGATTGTTGCGGATCTCATGAGTAAATGTATTTGTGTTATATGTTTGATTTTGTGGTTTCACACTAGCCTAGTGACATCCGCCTTCATCAAGGGCTGCATCTATTCGGAGAATTTCGTGGAAGGATAAGGACCAAATTCTATTTTATTAAGTAGTTTTAGCTTAGATATACAAAGATGAAAAAACTAGCTACTGCCCTACTCTTCTCTCTCTTATGGGGAATCATTCCTTTTGCTTTTTCCCAAACGGATTTTGAAAAACTGGAGGGTCATGAAGATCTTTTCGTTAAAAAAAATGTCATGATCCCCGCTCCCGATGGAATAAAACTAGCGACTGATATTTATAGAAAAACTAAGGGAGATAAGCCTGATGAAAAACCTATGCCGGTTTTGCTTCAGCGTACTCCTTATGGAAAAATGAGTGAACGTTTTGTAAAGGTGATCACACATTTGGCTTCTAAGGGCTATATCGTAGCCATTCAAGACTTAAGAGGGCGCTATGATTCAGAGGGAGAGTTTCAAAAATATAATCCTTTGGAGGGTTCTGATGGAGCAGCAACGGTTGAATATCTGGCCCAACTGCCCTACTCCGATGGCAGGGTCGGCATGTGGGGAACTTCCTATGGAGCACATACCCAGGCCGATGCGTCCAAACTCAATCCCAAAGGCCTGAGTGCGATGATCCTGAACATGGGCGGAATGACCAATGCCTGGGATCATGCAGTACGACAAGGCGGAGCTTTTGAATTGGGGAGAGAATTGACCTGGGCTTTCAAGCAGATTCCGGCTGAAATCAAAGATCCAGTGGTTCAAAAACACTTTGAAAAAGAACAGATTAATGACTGGTACATGGCCTGGCCTTTCCGCAAAGGATTAAATCCACTGTCTATTGCTCCCAATTTTGAGGACTATATCCTGGAAGAATTGACTCATTCGGATTATGATGAATTTTGGAAAGCGATGGGTATCAATTGGGAAGAGTATTATGCACAGACTGCAGATGTGCCGATGGTACATGTAGGCGGATGGTATGACATATTCCTGCGAGGGACAATTAGAAATTTCCTGGTGCTGGACAGCTTGCAGGAGAGTCCCAAATGGTTGATCCTCGGTCCCTGGACACATAGTGGAAATGGACGAACCTATTCAGGGGATGTAGATTTTGGGGAAAGTGCGGCTATTCCGGATTTTCGCGTGGAATATCAGGGCCGCTGGTTTGATCATTTACTGCTGGGGAAAGATCAATCAGATTTGAATACCGATCCAATACAACTCTTTATCATGGGAACAGGAG harbors:
- a CDS encoding AraC family transcriptional regulator, with protein sequence MQEQWTRLHSMDNLELLSIHNQSQAFPEHYHESFCISFIRCGLETIKMANESIFCPANAISLTNPFEIHANPIESGKQHLSFDTLYLSQDIVDHYLGRKKSSFHQRVYTNAQVLAAFEDIKRGMKEADSRQTLRNSLPYFLQLLLQSDKLHPGKDIVQKDAKWSELILYIDQHLKHKLSLEILADFVHMDKYHFSRSFRRKFGMSPINYVLMKKVFAAKKQIRKESELVGIAYDFAFADQAHFSKTFKKFIGLSPNSYKKSLYKN
- a CDS encoding sigma-70 family RNA polymerase sigma factor, with translation MNKKLSPEELSEHFFRHTYAKMLAILSSYFGLEQLEIAEDIVQDCLVEALQKWSITKIPDNPEAWLMDVAKKKTINFLKRKSLFDQKIAQELSLQIQAASFKEVEQQDSDLKMIFACCHPALAVESQIALALKTLCGLSVQEIADSLLTTKANINKRLYRAKEKFRSGEIKLENPAADEPERLDSVLQVLYLLFNEGYFSLHHEEKIRIDLCYEGIRLLNRLEETAYTRSPKLQGLLALMYFSIARFQSRIDPFGGLIAFEKQDRSQWDQEMIAVGMKHLSQSMKAISPNIYQLQAGIMAEHCLAPDFDSTNWESILKQYELLFHLNPQALIALNREIARFFSGDRINALKALEELEQDAHFHSHAPFMLSKAILLAKNLQLEAADLAFEKATKFATSEAERKLILARRNQFFST
- a CDS encoding YciI family protein, with protein sequence MKQFLILLKGKQELDYSPEELQKRLEEYRAWANKLGDTILQDNRLEQRGHMIESRGVVKSDGPFLEAKEIIAGFIIIQADSLDHATQIFEDSPLINYFHLLLRPMVLPYE
- a CDS encoding c-type cytochrome, translated to MNSKYLKFLYFFVGLSLGLFSFWMLHAAYPSILHENFPREKQWKLKSIESDLPPGEEGAKIKYGYILITETSEKIGPLAKEKKMRFAGNNLSCNNCHLGGGRKIGAGSFVGVYNRFPQFRGRENKIGSLEERINGCMERSMNGRIMEEDSREMQAIIAYMKWLSEDVPAEEEKRYKGYVKIEIPEFKADTLKGKNLYQLHCLVCHQEKGEGIPIPGAEFSGYLYPPIGGKDSYNNGAGMNRVLTAAQFIKANMPFGASWDNPVLTDEEAYHVASYINTFERPAKANLQADFPDKTLKPVSTPYGPWTDNFSPEQHKFGPFPPIIQYYKEEYDLQKSK
- a CDS encoding Tat (twin-arginine translocation) pathway signal sequence containing protein, yielding MNKVHTNRRQFLGKFVAGTTMASLGTLPAIMQAASPINPALVGDAEDWLKKGLKGEHRIAYDGPEPHDAFPIIWTWAFYMTNNQTGVDDSNMTGLCVLRHNAIPFAMKDELWAKYKFGEIFGINDNTTQKPAIRNPYYTPKEGDFPIPVIDGIKKMQDRGAMFCVCDLALTFYSGVMAQSMNMKPEDVKAEWDAGILPGVQAVPSGVWALGRAQEMGCGYIYAGG
- a CDS encoding S41 family peptidase, with product MLPVFSQKILSLEKIQEDFDYLVANLEEKHQGIKLHLSPKDFSRKVDSLRAELSPMSRPDFFKHINALLYLTHEGHTEARLPGKTLLQMGTKPVFFPLSIRIFNKKAYLSQYYDKEQIAPIKGAELLSINGRKIEEIMEEVLPYIPTDGFNWTSAYEWLSWQFPLYYRLVFGPEEEFEIRFKARKSEKIQSINLAPIKATQLKSKNAYWDIPVLRHKAFDFEIIEDSIAYLAVNGFSREAEAYAKRLKAHFQTIKEQKIKHLIIDIQYNGGGTEGHENLLMSYLSPQAFQKYAFVSTYPEFFEKHIGKKVRAFDQWKMEKNRALRGDFSLQSDYYSDQGFTKPEKDLIYEGKVYALIGGVTFSGGAEFASMLKMTERAIFIGEETGGAYEGNVSGYSTEIKLPHSRIKISIPAVHFRLNVEPEEKSRGVMPDYEVQQTIKDYLDRKNSKKEYVLSKLIHPK
- a CDS encoding OmpA family protein; translated protein: MKQLLLFLLFFYLSQLLPAQVRLEVNFAFDQFTLSELEKSRLDSFVQTHTPIERIELSGHTDERGGVDYNIELSRKRIESVRAYLLNKGINDRLIDAAYFGESLPKATNEDEAGRQKNRRVELLLKFKIEEEVTEAEEIIPPNPILITKTEEETALIGDTLLLVDEAQLLISKKEYKKYKDCLEINFIEDGREALEQGLSTMTPNGTPLISCGMIEIKLKEGCEDGCFDGGVKLRFPFPEEDCPRCESAGFYNFISNGSWRLDPQKEVTIVEIEGKKFYELIVDCPMKVNCDCEDKTGIGGNNNIVFKWPRKYRLGRINVIYDNPTGNYRFERWKKNKARGGIPCDLVAEEGFVYFQMKDRYGSIIKGEKIPLSEFKHSVRKVCKRNKSKTGFLFFKRYKDKFYVRYKISKKQLKQLKSGRN
- a CDS encoding SRPBCC family protein encodes the protein MKENSPQRGTILSASTFIQAPQEKVWQVVQEIGDIQSFHPLIKKSYRLNEKHGLGAERHCELKPMGVMDEQIISWKEGEGFTAKVIGGKMLPPCEYMLGDLSLKAEGRGTRVSFTFRYAMKFGLLGKIMNHLLIKPQFKAAPLKYVEGLKVYVEKN